The Papaver somniferum cultivar HN1 chromosome 3, ASM357369v1, whole genome shotgun sequence genome includes a region encoding these proteins:
- the LOC113359107 gene encoding general transcription factor IIF subunit 1-like yields MNSNNKVSTKKVSSKNSKEKCTAKVVYTPLKDLRFKQTQNKTIKVKVLKVWRYESKKTGEVWSLEAHAIDEEVNVIGRLHCISNIVIKKVEEHDGTKDVNMREIYITNDDGDSQSFHYTSIKSIVNLDCEQVQQFRIRIKDNTEYADLTIFGFNVEKMLKYTAAEHVAYAECCEKMGEPEKATQVFDRLIGEKFGFKLKMTEDNIEKQSDSYTVLKIHTMQKGKRLRRMVIEKEDDEDAEKDDEMEEYLYEEEYDEDENAMVEKSKTTTEQKTKRLRRMVVEKEDDEMEGDLDEEEDDEDENNENVMVKKSKTTTEKKIKSLRRMLLEDDENIDEKQDDEDEKEGAGDENRDEGDEDE; encoded by the exons ATGAACAGCAATAATAAGGTTTCTACAAAGAAGGTGTCTTCCAAGAATAGCAAAG AAAAATGTACTGCGAAGGTAGTGTACACACCATTAAAAGACCTGAGATTCAAACAAACTCAAAACAAGACGATCAAGGTGAAAGTACTCAAAGTCTGGAGATATGAATCCAAGAAAACTGGTGAAGTGTGGAGCCTGGAAGCGCACGCAATAGATGAGGAAGTAA ATGTAATTGGAAGATTGCACTGCATATCTAACATCGTCATCAAAAAAGTTGAGGAACATGATGGaacaaaagatgtcaacatgcGAGAGATTTACATCACTAACGATGATGG GGATAGTCAATCTTTCCACTACACAAGCATCAAGAGTATTGTGAATTTGGATTGTGAACAAGTTCAGCAATTTAGAATAAG GATCAAGGATAACACAGAATATGCAGATTTAACAATTTTCGGATTTAATGTGGAGAAGATGCTGAAATATACTGCGGCTGAACATGTTGCATACGCTGAGTGTTGCGAGAAG ATGGGTGAACCAGAAAAAGCTACACAAGTGTTTGATAGACTAATTGGAGAAAAGTTTGGATTTAAGCTAAAGATGACTGAAGACAACATCGAAAAACAGTCGGACAGTTACACAGTTTTGAAAATTCATACTATg CAAAAAGGAAAGAGGCTAAGGCGTATGGTAATTGAAAAGGAAGAtgatgaggatgctgaaaaagatgatgaaatgGAAGAGTATTtgtatgaagaagaatatgatgaagatgaaaatgctATGGTGGAAAAAAGTAAGACCACCACTGAGCAAAAAACAAAGAGGCTAAGGCGTATGGTAGTggaaaaagaagatgatgaaatggAAGGGGacttagatgaagaagaagatgatgaagatgaaaataatgaaaatgttATGGTGAAAAAAAGTAAGACCACCActgagaaaaaaataaagagcCTAAGGCGGATGCTTTTAGAAGATGATGAGAATATAGATGAAAAACAAGATGACGAGGATGAAAAAGAAGGTGCAGGTGATGAAAACAGAGATGAAGGTGATGAAGATGAGTAG
- the LOC113359105 gene encoding transcription factor LAX PANICLE 1: MDFVHGKSSYTTNVMAAKNNNIMNHQENKIMKKGGNSKKSGGGGGKAVKLSTDPQSVAARERRHRISDRFKILQSLVPGGTKMDTVSMLEEAIHYVKYLKTQIWLHQTMLVTNNFNIQLDDTNNVVTEEYPSSSSDLSYSHGHYGHDQKHELLYYPQPHPEPYYQHSSSTAVVVQQTAPHQESLMMMQPYSSFQEHGTMLVHDNHQYRSFNY, translated from the coding sequence ATGGACTTTGTTCATGGGAAATCTTCTTATACTACAAATGTCATGGCagcaaaaaacaacaacattatgaATCATCAAGAGAATAAGATCATGAAAAAGGGTGGGAACAGTAAgaaaagtggtggtggtggtggtaaggcAGTGAAGTTATCAACTGATCCACAAAGTGTTGCAGCTAGAGAAAGAAGACATAGAATCAGTGATAGGTTCAAGATATTACAAAGTTTAGTACCAGGTGGAACTAAAATGGATACAGTTTCTATGCTGGAAGAAGCTATTCACTATGTTAAGTATCTTAAAACACAGATTTGGCTTCATCAAACTATGTTGGTGACTAATAACTTCAATATTCAACTTGATGATACTAATAATGTTGTTACTGAAGAGTACCCGTCATCATCATCTGATCTTTCTTATTCTCATGGTCATTATGGTCATGATCAAAAACATGAATTACTCTACTATCCTCAACCACATCCAGAACCATATTACCAACATTCTAGCAGCACTGCAGTAGTAGTGCAGCAAACAGCACCACACCAAGAAAGTTTGATGATGATGCAACCTTATAGCAGCTTTCAAGAGCATGGAACCATGCTGGTGCATGACAATCATCAGTACCGGTCTTTCAACTATTAG
- the LOC113359106 gene encoding RING-H2 finger protein ATL66-like, with the protein MATQDSEPLHWRYTELDDRNFEVHGRSLVFILILFAVLILITLLCIYARWTCGYGQISSSTPSPLATTDTGNATTAVQNQRSNSAGLDRVTIDRLPIILHKASESSPCNGEAEGEQCSICLTMFEDEEKIKILPNCKHCYHPECVDAWLITHSSCPLCRSSLEQLLDSDLP; encoded by the coding sequence ATGGCAACTCAAGACTCTGAACCATTACACTGGCGCTACACAGAACTTGATGACAGGAACTTCGAGGTTCATGGCCGTAGTCTCGTCTTCATACTAATCCTCTTTGCTGTTCTCATCCTCATCACTTTGTTATGCATTTACGCGAGATGGACATGTGGATATGGTCAGATCTCTTCTAGTACTCCTTCACCTCTTGCCACCACCGATACTGGAAACGCAACCACAGCGGTGCAGAACCAACGGTCTAATTCCGCAGGATTGGATAGAGTTACCATAGACAGATTGCCTATCATCCTACATAAGGCATCGGAGTCGTCTCCGTGTAATGGTGAAGCAGAGGGTGAGCAGTGCTCAATATGCCTTACTATGTTCGAAGATGAAGAGAAGATTAAGATTTTACCTAACTGTAAACATTGTTATCATCCTGAATGTGTAGATGCATGGCTCATAACTCATTCTAGTTGTCCGCTTTGCCGATCTTCACTCGAACAACTTCTTGATAGTGATCTTCCATGA